Below is a window of Humulus lupulus chromosome 9, drHumLupu1.1, whole genome shotgun sequence DNA.
TCATTGAACTTGATCGGTACCTTAACACCTTCACTTCGCATTTTGGCTATGTCGGGCATGGTACATAGTCCCCTAACAGATCTCACATGCACTATAGCAGTGTCATCATTCTCCTCCTGACcaacattattttcaagtccagGAAGTGGACAATCATCATCAAGTCCAGGAAGTGGACAATCATCATCAAAACCTCCTGGATCAGCCATGGAAATATCTGAAAAGGAAACGATTATAAACAATGTTAATAGGAAATCGTCAATATGATaggaaaattaaatataaaatgaacAAATCCAACCttcagaagaagaaaaaacaagtcAACATTTATCACAGTATATGATCAACCCATACATCGTCACCATCAAAACGCAAACAAATATCATCGTCATCTACACCATCATCAATAGGGTATTCGGTAAGCTGTGGTTCGGGAATTGTGACAGGTTGTTGAAGGAGTGGTAAGTCATGTACATCATTCTCTTTGTCTCTCCAATCTATCGGTTGAGTAGGAACCACGACTGACCATTGCTTGTCTgatggatcattcacataaaaaacTAGTTTGGCTTGTGTTGCCATTATGAAACGATCATTtttgtgcccaattcgatttAAATCAACTGAAGTAAAACCTAAATCATCAACCTTTATTCccttgtcacttttcacccaatcacataaGAAGACCGGCACTCTAGTTGTAGTATAATCTAATTCCCAAATTTCTTGGATTactccataaaatgtcatatcacactCTACAGGATTTTTGTCCTTTGAACTAGAGATTTGCACAGTTTTTGCTACAATACaaactccactattctgtgtggttcTTACATTATCTCGTTCCAAAGTATTGAATTGAGTACCGTTGACGATGTATGATGGGTACTTAAACACATTCAGAGAAGGACCAcgagaaatccacttaactaTGTCTGACACATGACACGACGTGTGGGTCACTTCAATTGCAACCTTTGTTAAAAAAcatgaaataataattaataacatgtcatgcaataaaaaaaaaaagatttaaaattatttactcAAATCAATACCTTGTTCTCTAACCAAGTACTAAACGTACGATAGTGTTCATCTTGGATCCATTTTTGGTTCTTTGACTTAGATGGATATTTTTTCCGAAGCCAAACAAAATGATTCCTTCATAAATGTATGCAAAATTAGTATGAATCAATACAAATATCACAATAATGTTTTATGATATCATACTGTCTAAGATAACTTACTCGATGTAAGGTTGAATCTCATCAATATTTTGCAATACAAGACAGTGTGCTTCATGTCTTTCATCTTGAGTTATTGAGCATATAACACCACCTTTTCCACCATAACCACCATTACTTTTATTTAATGTAGATTGATCGCCCACGCTTGTCACACCATGCAAGTATTCTGAACAAAATTCAATGGCttcttctgcaatatagcattcaacaatacatccttcgggtctacttctatttctaacataactcttaagaatcttcatgtatcgctcaaagggatacatccatcttaaataaacaggTCCGCATAGTTTAATCTCTCTAACCAAATGGACTGTAAGATgcaccattatgtcaaaaaaagaagGTGGGAAGAATCGCTCTAAGTAACACAAGATTATAGCAATCTCCACTTGTAAATTGTCTAACGTTGAAACGTCAATCGTCTTACAACATAAATACTTGAAAAACAAACACATTCGTGTGATTATTTCTCGAACCTTTCTAGGTAGCACACCACGAATAGCCACAGGTAGAATGTGTTGGAATAggacatgacaatcatgagatttcatgcCGACCAAATTCAAATTCTTCATATCCACCAACGTTCTTATGTTTGAAGAATACCCTTCTGGAACTTTAATATTGTATAGACAATTGCAAAGTTCTTTTTTCTCATCCTTAGTGAGTGTGTAACAAGCTGCCGGTAAAAATGTTCTATTAGGGCCAGCTTTTGGATGTAGGTTTTTTCGCAAGCCCAATGCAGCCAAGTCTTTCCGAGCTTTAATACCGTCCTTACTTTTACTTGGAATATTTAACAAAGTTCCTattagactatcacacacatttttctcaatgtgcatgaCATCTAAATTATGTCGCAAAAGTAACTTTTCCCAATATTCAAGctcaaagaaaattgattttttctTCCAAGGACTTGTAGACTCATCCGCACTAGTCAAACTAACTTCAGTCTTATCCTTGCCAACACTCTTTCCACgacccttcttcttcttaattGGACAAACAATAGGTTTTCCTACCTTAAAATGAATTACAGATACCTTATTAAGTACTTGATTCCCAGTCAAAGGAACTGGAGCCAAACCAAACTCTTGTTCACCATTGAATGCATTTTTCCAAGTTCTAAAATAATGTCTCCGGGGCAAGAATTTTCTATGTCCCATATAGCACACCTTGCGAGAATGTTTCAAATATTGAGAGAAAGTCTTCTCCTCACaaataggacaagctttgtatccttttacactgtaaccagataaatttccataagcgggGAAGTCGTTGATtgtccataacaacaccgctcGAAGGGTAAATTCTTCTTTTCGGTATGCATCATAAGCCCTAACTCCTTCATTCcataaagttttcaagtcatcaatTAGGGGAGCTAAGTAGACGTCAATAtcgttaccaggttgtttaggtccagaTATCAGCAAGGTCAGTAAGGTAAACTTCCTTTTCATACAAAGCCATGGCGGTAAATTATATATGactagcataacaggccaacaactatacttactactgAGAGAAGTATGAGGATTAATTCCATCCGTAGAAAGAGCTAGACGAATATTTCTAGGTTCATTGGCAAATGAAGGCCATTCAAAATCCACTGTCTTCCACGCTGGTGAGTCAGCAGGATGTCTAAGTCTACCGTCCTTTATTCTCTCATTCGCATGCCAAGTCAAATTCTTAGCATGATCAACATTTCGATAAAATCGAATCAAAcgaggaattggaggaatataccACAAAACTTTTGCTGGTACTCCTTCCTTAACTTCCTCTaaattccttttcttttgccatctggacacaccacaagtaggacacgaatTCGCATCTACAAGGCTATtccgatataatatgcaatcattaggacaagcatgtattttttcatattgcaagcCTATTGAGCACATAGTTTTCTTAGCCTCGTAAAATGATACGGGCACCTCGTTTTCTTCAGGCAGTAAATCTTTCAAAAAAACTAACAATTCCGTGAAACTCTTATCACTCCATCCATTTTTGGCTTTTATATTGTACAATCTAAGAAGGGCTGACAACTTTGAAAATTTAGTGCAACCAGAGTAAATCGGCTTTTCAGCGTCATTAAGAAGATTTTCAAACTTAACGGGATCTACTTCTGATTCATAATATgcatcgtcaatcatttcatctaaattATCCTCACGATCCAATTGCCTATAATTCCGATATTCATTCATCATAGGAGGGTCCGGAGTAACATGAAGCTCTTCAccatgccaataccatattttataacttttgtctatcccGTGGAAATATAAGTGCTCTTTTATTATTGTGgcagtcatctttttcatatttccacacttactacaaggacaacaaatatagtttggatctttggcatgatccaaactaaatttaagaaactcatcgaccccttttatatattctaCTGACATCCTATCAGCTGACATCCATTCTTTGTCCATATTGCgcctatttgttttaataaaaaattaaaattaagaaaataaaataaacatacaaaacaaaactaagtataaaaaaatctatagaaaatcgggcagcatatcccctaatttactagcctagccatctgtcccAATCAACACCAAtatatcaaacaaatcaaacagcacacaagttttcatccatatatcatcgcagcacacaaaattctcagaacctacttcactaagacatgcaagttctcaatcttccgttatcaccacagcacacagaattcccagaacctacttcactacggatgaatatctaagatattcaaactccactaaagtagtacagttatcattcaaaattgtaaaatattgaattttttaaaaactaaatcaaatgcaacatacctcttgcaattagctaccaatccaatgctttaaaaccaatcaaaatattaacctattcattttaatcaacattataaaaCAAGAAAAAAGTCAGATGTTGACATGCTCTTTTAAAAAAGTTAAAATCAACACAACAAATATATGCATACATACTTGTATATTCTTTTACAAGTCACACTTGTATCAATAGCTATTACTTTGGACTGCACACTGCTCTGAGACATCAGCAAGTGATTTGAGATTGCACTTAATCAAGGCTTCAACAAAGTAGCAAGTTTCATCTTCCGTGTTACCTTCAGGAACATCTACCATAAATGATTCTATCACCAAAGTCCCTGGTCTTCCATCAATTATTTCTGGATGAAGAGAGACAATTGAAGAGTagttctagaaaaaaaaaacaaagaaaagttGAGGATCAATGGCTTGGTTTAGGCTGCCTACAATTAACATAACCAAGaaattagtatatatatacagTATATATAGTCTACTCCTTAACTTTCCTATGGAAAGTTTATCGAATACGAGTAATCATGTCACATTATTAAACATTGATCAACAGAACTTGATTATACTCGCTAATCAACAGGACCAATTTCTCTTTTCACAATACTTCACATGGTGCACAAGAAAACAAATCATATATATTGCATAATTAGAAGTTTTCttgattgaaagaaaaaaaaaaaaaaaaactccacaTAACAATAGCTGCaagacaaagaaaaatttaaGTTTATATGTGCATGAAGAGTACCCATAAAACTCTCTTCTAatgcaaaaattacaaaaatatgctAATGAATCACTACCAAGACTAAAATACCATATTCTTTTACAAGTGTGAGAAGGAAATGAGcactcttcatttttttttttggtaaactgGTTAAGCTCTCATTTAATTTGATCATCAATCTTTTTTGCTTCATTCAATGACCAATTGCAAGGAAGTGGTCATCTTTCTCTCTAGTAGTATTACTTAGCTTTAAGTGCATTTTTAGCCACTTGTTTGATTTTAATTAGAGCTGAGAATCTATTTGATTTTATTTGTAATAAATAAGATATTACCTGCCTTTAGAATTTAGATGTGAAAACAAGACTTCTGTTAAGTAGAAACAATTCCATGTCTTGCTTGGGGAGCACTCTATAGAATTTTCACATATCCTAACTAACACATAAAATTCAAAACAACCCTTTTTTTGTCAACACACAAACAGTACTTTTCTACCATCTCATTAGTTTTTCTGGCCATTTTACTACATTTATTCTCTAAAAGAAATGTGCTAAATTAGTTAAGTTGTTCTTAAATCCCCTGTACTTGCAAACGTCACTACCATTCCATGATTCAAGAACGCCCTTTGGAGCTTTAGAGATTTTCTCTTTGGGGAATTGTGGTATCACAGCCCACTCCATTGAGTACTATGCATCGAATGAGAAGTGGAAAAATGGGGAGTAATGATGAAGCAGAGGAAGGAATTGATCTCATATCTATTTTCTCAATACAGAGGCTGCTTGGGATTATTGGGTTTTCTCAATGTGGAACACAATAGTTAAtatatagagaaaaagagagtggGACTGAACTGATTAAGCTAGTAGACTTGTGGTAATTCTAGGGAAGAATAGTCAACACCTCCTTTCCAATCCATTCCACCcaaaaaagataaataaaatttaaaaaattaaatcaagtaaaaGAATAGTCAATAAACTCACGAGCTAAACAgatggaaaaaaaaaactgacaTAAACTTGTTTTGTCCATAGGTTTAGCTGGTTGCACTTCGTTTTCAAAGAGGCCAATGTctccttttttatatatatttatatatatatatatatttctagtcCAAATAATTGATAACACATCAAGAAGTAGTTTAACAAAAGTAATATTATGATGCATACATTAATTCGGGCTCATTTTTGAAATGAATGTACCTCTAATAAAGAGAAGTTCTTCCTACTTACAAGTTTAGGTAAGTTGACAACTAACACGTACAAGCCAGGACTAGTCCTCCAGGACAGGCTGCCTCTCAAGCTCAGTTAGAAGTTCTGTCAGGGGAGCTGTGGTGCCATTGTCAACCTCATTTCCACCCCTGCACTGAAGCAATTGTTCCCGTAGACTTTGTACAAGCTCGTTAAGTTTCCGTATATTTTTCTCCTGAGAGAGGATAATCTGCAGCAGAGTAACAAGATAAGAATTAGGGTCATAAATCTCAGAGGAACTTTCCAATTTCAGATTAAACATCCgataatcaaaagaaaaaggtagcaagaaattaaaaagagaatCTTCAGATAAAATGTGACAAGAAAAGTTTAGACACAAAAACAGTAAGCACTTCTACTCAACCAAAGTTAATAGAATAGAAGTCAAGTCAAAATTTTCCGAAAGGGGCCATATGAAATGACCTGCGTATCTACAAGTGACATTATCTAAATAAATTCACTCTTTATTAAGTGTTAATAAAGAGGTCACACAGATTATTCTTATTTGGAGATAAAATTATTTCATACTTTTGGAATgacaaacaattaataaaatataaatagccAGTGAGCAATTTAAAATACACATGATATATGTAATACTTTATCCACAGTCCACACAAATAAAATAGTAAATGACACAATAGGGGTAGTTCCCAAACTCCAATCATGGTTCTCAGAGCATAAAAACTGAAGTATGATACTAATTAAGAAGAACACACAAGTAGTTTGGTTTGGTCGACACTTGAAAGCCAGAtaaacatttatataaatatatatatgtatatgtatatttatatttatgtacaTTTGTAATTTGGCATTTAGCATATTCAACTACAGGTTCTCTCATTCCAACCATGATTTGCTTACATATGCAAATTTACTACTTCTAGATCTAGACAtgattagatatatatatatagtaataaaatatttaattttttaatagttGCAGGCCATGAAATCTCTCTATCTTCATTACAAATTTTTTAATAGTGTCATATTTTCCCAAATTGATCTCTAGAGGATGATGTGACTGTTATATGCTATGAAGAACATGACCATTAATATGTTAGTCTTGAAGAACAGCTCCAAAAATGGTGCCTAAATCTCCAACTTAAACTCAAGAGTTCTCTAATATGACATGACCATTAACAGAGATCAGAAGAATGGGCAATCAAGTATTAACAAGTAAAAACAATCAATTAAAAAGAAAGTCAGAAAAGAAATTCAGGCATTGTGTGATATGCTCAAAATCAccaaatcaaattttttttctttttattcacaaAACTGGTTCCCACAGTTTGAGAATGTAACCTCAATGGCATGTTTTGAGGCTCATTCAGTGCACAACTCTGTTATGGAACTAGTGTACTATacagtatatatatacataacagGATATATATATAAGCAAAGAGAATGACAGAAATCCACGACTCTGTGTATATTACTGTGAAGATTGtggtgtgtgtatatatatatatatatataaaagcacAGCCATTTGGCAACCTGTACAGCATTGCCTGTGCCTTTTTTCAAAATGAAGACTTCATTTACTCCAAGCTAGCCACCTAAACATTTTAATAATACTAATAGTATATAACTTCTAGATTTGACAAAAATAGCATTGAGACCAAAACAACAGCAGTCCACTTAGCTACACTCTTAATTTCTCTGTTCCAATGACTAGTTAATTTGGTTTGTATCTTTTTAAGAAAGATCTCTGATATTAGTTGTTCTGTTTTGCactgtaattttttttctttcactttttacTATTGTAAAGAAAGGGAAAATGTtagataaaaaagaaaaagaaaaagaaaaaataaaactttCTGTTTGAATTAACAACGCTCTTAaatttctctttgaattctaGTTCATGCTGTACTTTGGTCTAAATTCACAAGTACTTTACTGTCTTCTATTCTATTTGGGTATATTTTTctaacatttataatatatataaatcacCAAGCCTGGACTGATTGGATAAGAAAATTGTAGAATTTATTGCTGTATTCATGTGGAGGATGACATATATTACCATAGATTAGAggttcaaatatatatatatacatatatatatatcacattcaAATGTATAATTAATTGAAACAAACATATTATACGGACAACAATATGTCTGTTGGCTGACCAAACAATGGTTTTCTAATTCTAGGTGTTTTGTTAAGAAAGAAgccattttttttttggatttggtGGCAACCACGCCAAGTGCAAAAATCTCCAGATGGAGATTGCCATTTTGGAGTGATGAACCCAAAGCGATGTAATTCCTTTGAATTTAATCAGCAATAGTGCTTCTAGCAGACCAGAgcaaaatcaaaatgaaatatATACCTGGAAATCACCGAAGCACGCCGAGAGACGGAACCGTGAGCAACCAGCACCCCACGCCAAGAAGCACGCCGCCGGCGAGACTGCTGAAGCCGAGAACCCACCTGCCGTCGACACCGTTGACCACCGTCACTGCCGTTCACCTACAGCCACCGTTCACCTCTCTACCAGCCCTAAATGTTGTAATTTTGAATAAATCCCCAAATGTATTGCTGATAGTGCTCTATTGTGTTAACCcgaaaatttcaaaaaatttgatAGCTTTTTTAAgtgttttatataataattttaaggacttactttgggagtccttaatactcttttaggacttgcagagagtcctaaaagagtaataaggactctcaaagcaagtccttaaaattattaagcaGCACACTTATTTTTTAgcttatatttttttaggacttgcatattcttttaggacactcattgcgagtcctaaaagagtattaaggactctcaaagcaagtcctcaaaattattaaataaaacacttatttttttagcccagatttttttaggactcgcatattattttaggacactcattgcgagtcctaaaagagtattaaggactcccaaagcaagtcctcaaaattattaaataaaacacttatttttttaacccagatttttttaggactcgcatattattttaggacactcattgcgagtcctaaattgtgctttttcaggactctcaataagtgtcctaaaaactctaaaaatatttttaaggacttgcatttaggtgcgtgtcctaaaaaagtgtcccgtaaagggtattttgtagtagtggcatcgaaatatatggacccattttaataaatattaataccagccatgatcatatacatatataaatattaaatcacatataagtagataagggattacctcttgtagcctatcaagttcCCTTgattctttttgtataaatcaacaatcttcctatccagttttctgagatctcacaccttgatcttccagatcaATCCTTAAACACACAAAGACGTgtatgggcacg
It encodes the following:
- the LOC133800241 gene encoding uncharacterized protein LOC133800241, translating into MDKEWMSADRMSVEYIKGVDEFLKFSLDHAKDPNYICCPCSKCGNMKKMTATIIKEHLYFHGIDKSYKIWYWHGEELHVTPDPPMMNEYRNYRQLDREDNLDEMIDDAYYESEVDPVKFENLLNDAEKPIYSGCTKFSKLSALLRLYNIKAKNGWSDKSFTELLVFLKDLLPEENEVPVSFYEAKKTMCSIGLQYEKIHACPNDCILYRNSLVDANSCPTCGVSRWQKKRNLEEVKEGVPAKVLWYIPPIPRLIRFYRNVDHAKNLTWHANERIKDGRLRHPADSPAWKTVDFEWPSFANEPRNIRLALSTDGINPHTSLSSKYSCWPVMLVIYNLPPWLCMKRKFTLLTLLISGPKQPGNDIDVYLAPLIDDLKTLWNEGVRAYDAYRKEEFTLRAVLLWTINDFPAYGNLSGYSVKGYKACPICEEKTFSQYLKHSRKVCYMGHRKFLPRRHYFRTWKNAFNGEQEFGLAPVPLTGNQVLNKVSVIHFKVGKPIVCPIKKKKGRGKSVGKDKTEVSLTSADESTSPWKKKSIFFELEYWEKLLLRHNLDVMHIEKNVCDSLIGTLLNIPSKSKDGIKARKDLAALGLRKNLHPKAGPNRTFLPAACYTLTKDEKKELCNCLYNIKVPEGYSSNIRTLVDMKNLNLVGMKSHDCHVLFQHILPVAIRGVLPRKVREIITRMCLFFKYLCCKTIDVSTLDNLQVEIAIILCYLERFFPPSFFDIMVHLTVHLVREIKLCGPVYLRWMYPFERYMKILKSYVRNRSRPEGCIVECYIAEEAIEFCSEYLHGVTSVGDQSTLNKSNGGYGGKGGVICSITQDERHEAHCLVLQNIDEIQPYIENHFVWLRKKYPSKSKNQKWIQDEHYRTFSTWLENKVAIEVTHTSCHVSDIVKWISRGPSLNVFKYPSYIVNGTQFNTLERDNVRTTQNSGVCIVAKTVQISSSKDKNPVECDMTFYGVIQEIWELDYTTTRVPVFLCDWVKSDKGIKVDDLGFTSVDLNRIGHKNDRFIMATQAKLVFYVNDPSDKQWSVVVPTQPIDWRDKENDVHDLPLLQQPVTIPEPQLTEYPIDDGVDDDDICLRFDGDDVWVDHIL